In one window of Thermodesulfovibrionales bacterium DNA:
- the nadA gene encoding quinolinate synthase: MSDMQSLREEIVKLKERRRALILSHNYQRDEVQDIADFVGDSLELSKTASTVDCEMIVFCGVHFMAESASILSPEKTVLLPEPDATCPMAAMIEVSSPRKVLKRFPGYEAQPTFVFPHEFTLRDIKARYPGVPVVAYVNTTADVKAESDICCTSANVISVVESLPGDRVICIPDKNLSQWAQKKTQKEVIAWDGFCHVHDRVTARDVLQARKEHPKALFMAHPECRLEVLELADHVTSTSGMLRFAKASEASEFIVGTETGILHRMKKENPQKSFYSLRKDMICPNMKKTTLESVLRALKETTHVIKVPEEIRVPAKRALDRMLEIV, from the coding sequence ATGTCTGACATGCAGAGTCTCAGGGAAGAGATCGTGAAGTTAAAGGAGAGGCGGCGCGCCCTAATCCTCTCCCACAATTATCAGCGGGACGAGGTGCAGGACATTGCCGATTTTGTGGGCGATTCCCTCGAACTTTCAAAGACAGCCTCCACGGTCGATTGCGAGATGATCGTTTTCTGCGGCGTCCATTTTATGGCAGAGAGTGCTTCAATTCTCTCTCCTGAAAAGACCGTTCTCCTACCTGAACCGGACGCAACATGTCCGATGGCTGCGATGATTGAGGTCAGCTCCCCGCGAAAGGTCCTGAAGAGGTTCCCCGGGTATGAAGCTCAACCCACCTTCGTCTTTCCTCATGAGTTTACTCTGCGGGACATCAAGGCAAGGTATCCCGGTGTGCCGGTTGTGGCGTATGTGAATACTACTGCCGACGTCAAGGCAGAGAGCGATATCTGCTGCACCTCTGCTAATGTAATCAGCGTCGTCGAATCTCTTCCCGGCGACAGGGTCATCTGCATTCCTGACAAGAACCTCTCCCAATGGGCCCAGAAGAAGACCCAGAAGGAGGTGATCGCATGGGACGGCTTCTGCCATGTCCATGACAGGGTGACGGCGAGGGATGTTTTGCAGGCGAGGAAAGAGCACCCCAAGGCCCTCTTTATGGCTCATCCCGAGTGCAGGCTTGAGGTACTCGAACTTGCGGACCATGTGACAAGCACTTCCGGCATGCTCAGGTTCGCAAAGGCCTCGGAGGCGAGTGAGTTTATCGTAGGAACGGAAACGGGCATTCTCCATCGGATGAAGAAAGAGAATCCCCAGAAGTCCTTTTATTCCCTCAGAAAAGACATGATATGTCCGAATATGAAAAAGACGACCCTCGAAAGTGTGCTCAGGGCACTGAAAGAGACGACCCACGTCATAAAGGTTCCTGAAGAGATAAGGGTTCCTGCCAAAAGGGCCCTAGACCGGATGCTGGAGATAGTTTGA